Proteins encoded within one genomic window of Triticum aestivum cultivar Chinese Spring chromosome 2D, IWGSC CS RefSeq v2.1, whole genome shotgun sequence:
- the LOC123050785 gene encoding peroxidase 2-like, protein MASSRAAAIIMVVALAFAVLASRDTLLMTGGPYIDVLLGRRDGLTPASADLVFTIPAPSFDVPTLISSFGNRSLGVADLVALSGAHTFGVAHCPSFSDRFTPIIDAHPAIGPMFAKMLKAKCAKDVLEGTVTQPLDGATPKVFDNVYYSDLINRRGLLKSDQGLIDHPDTKGMATRFARNQLVFFAQFAKSMLKMSTMDVLTGSQGEIRLNCAVPNARAEGIETAGNEGHASNM, encoded by the exons ATGGCGTCGTCCAGAGCAGCAGCGATCATCATGGTCGTGGCCTTGGCCTTCGCCGTCCTCGCCAGCCGTGATACCCTCTTGATG ACCGGAGGGCCCTACATCGACGTTCTCCTGGGCCGTCGCGACGGGCTCACCCCGGCATCGGCGGACCTAGTCTTCACCATACCAGCGCCCTCCTTCGACGTGCCCACCCTCATCAGCTCCTTCGGCAACCGGAGCCTTGGCGTGGCGGACCTGGTGGCGCTCTCCGGCGCGCACACCTTTGGTGTCGCCCATTGCCCCTCCTTCTCCGACCGCTTCACGCCGATCATCGACGCCCACCCGGCCATCGGCCCCATGTTCGCCAAGATGTTAAAAGCCAAGTGCGCCAAGGACGTCCTGGAGGGCACCGTCACCCAGCCACTCGACGGGGCCACGCCAAAGGTGTTTGACAACGTCTACTATAGCGACCTCATCAACAGGCGTGGGCTGCTCAAGTCCGACCAGGGCCTCATCGACCACCCAGACACCAAAGGCATGGCCACGAGGTTCGCGCGCAACCAGTTAGTCTTCTTCGCGCAGTTTGCCAAGTCCATGTTGAAGATGAGCACTATGGACGTGCTCACCGGCAGCCAGGGCGAGATACGGCTGAACTGCGCCGTACCCAACGCACGTGCCGAGGGCATCGAGACCGCTGGCAACGAGGGCCATGCTTCCAACATGTAA